The Lycium barbarum isolate Lr01 chromosome 10, ASM1917538v2, whole genome shotgun sequence genome includes a region encoding these proteins:
- the LOC132615893 gene encoding zinc finger BED domain-containing protein DAYSLEEPER-like — protein sequence MMIREAIDSEDLNIKEMAIEMEKKFKKYWQEEYSPIATMAVVLDPRYKLSLVDFCFSKLDLSTSNEKVKAVEDNMQKLFKEYLKPSISDVDTVRSNSGGCDVEMADEMEEYDNFVSPSQPGSKKTQLSLYLEEPVLVRKGNENLDVLKFWKDNRIKYPELSLMACDLLSIPITSVSSESAFSVGGRVIGKFQTSILPENAEAKLCSRDWLYGHQASDDSEEEDDIAIDMGKFAAMPSS from the exons ATGATGATAAGAGAAGCGATAGATAGTGAGGATCTTAATATCAAGGAAATGGCTATAGAAATGGAGAAAAAGTTCAAAAAATATTGGCAGGAAGAGTACAGTCCGATTGCTACAATGGCAGTAGTCCTTGATCCTCGGTATAAGTTAAGTCTCGTGGATTTTTGCTTCTCTAAACTTGATCTATCTACTTCCAATGAAAAGGTAAAGGCTGTTGAAGATAATATGCAAAAATTATTTAAGGAGTACTTGAAACCTTCAATTTCTGATGTTGATACGGTAAGAAGTAATAGTGGTGGATGTGATGTTGAAATGGCAGATGAAATGGAGGAGTATGATAATTTTGTAAGTCCATCTCAACCTGGTTCAAAAAAGACACAACTAAGTTTGTACTTGGAAGAGCCTGTGTTGGTTCGCAAAGGAAATGAAAATTTAGATGTGCTTAaattttggaaggataatagGATTAAATATCCGGAACTCTCATTGATGGCATGTGATTTGTTAAGTATTCCTATCACCAGTGTTTCATCCGAGTCCGCTTTCAGTGTCGGAGGTCGTGTTATTGGAAAATTTCAAACCTCTATTTTACCCGAGAATGCAGAAGCTAAGTTGTGTTCGCGAGATTGGCTTTATGGTCATCAAG CTTCTGATGACTCTGAAGAGGAAGATGACATTGCAATAGACATGGGGAAATTTGCTGCTATGCCTTCCAGCTAG
- the LOC132612983 gene encoding uncharacterized protein LOC132612983: MSICKFEIWTSLECIRTSSAEYKNQGSTFDKIYCLVMQRHFGKSADPSLVVEDVSSGSGEDLNMLDGHSKPQNVTLNSGGRLKATGDAIVDAMLEIAAASKMRAAAIMRNEERFAISKCIKVLDEMQGVDQSIYFFALDLFENPNARETFISLKSERRLTWLQCKFNTSPNAANG; the protein is encoded by the exons ATGTCAATATGCAAGTTTGAGATCTGGACTTCTCTAGAATGCATAAGGACAAGTAGTGCGGAGTACAAAAACCAGGGGTCAACATTTGACAA GATATACTGCCTGGTAATGCAAAGACATTTCGGCAAGTCTGCTGATCCTTCTTTGGTGGTTGAGGATGTTTCTTCAGGCTCAGGGGAGGACTTAAACATGTTAGATGGACACAGTAAGCCTCAAAATGTAACACTAAATTCGGGGGGTCGTCTCAAGGCAACTGGTGATGCTATAGTTGATGCAATGCTGGAAATTGCAGCCGCTTCGAAGATGAGGGCAGCTGCCATTATGAGGAATGAGGAGCGCTTTGCTATAAGCAAATGCATAAAAGTATTAGATGAAATGCAAGGTGTTGATCAGAGTATCTACTTTTTTGCGTTGGATTTATTTGAGAATCCAAATGCCAGAGAAACTTTCATCTCTCTTAAGAGTGAGAGACGCTTGACATGGTTGCAGTGTAAGTTTAACACTTCGCCAAATGCAGCTAACGGATGA